In one window of Burkholderia sp. NRF60-BP8 DNA:
- a CDS encoding MFS transporter: MASTDSLSQAPAQSPSIDPGSISARLDRLPPTRSVWKLVVLLSLGFFFELYDLLYSGYIAPGLVKSGILSATTHGLFGTTGVASFIAALFSGLFIGTIACGFLADRFGRRAIFTWSLLWYTAANIVMAFQDTAAGLNFWRFVVGLGLGVEMVTIGTYISELVPKQIRGRAFACEQAVGFVAVPVVAFLAYLLVPHAPLGLDGWRWVVLIGAHGALFVWWIRRELPESPRWLAQQGRVDEADRIMRALEAKVEAEYGRPLPPPAPAEPVPPRGSFRDMWVPPYRSRTIMMTIFNVFQTVGFYGFANWVPTLLIKQGITITSSLMYSSVIALAAPIGPLIGLVIADRFERKSVIVAMAAAIVVCGLLFSQTTVGAFLIVLGIGLTLASNIMSYSFHAYQAELFPTSIRARAVGFVYSWSRFSAIFSSFVIAAVLRGFGTFGVFAFIAGAMVIVMAAIGWMGPRTKGIALETISK; this comes from the coding sequence ATGGCCTCAACGGACAGCCTTTCCCAGGCACCTGCCCAATCCCCCTCCATCGACCCCGGCTCCATCTCGGCCCGCCTCGATCGCCTGCCGCCGACGCGCAGCGTCTGGAAGCTCGTCGTGCTGCTGAGCCTCGGCTTCTTCTTCGAACTCTACGACCTGCTGTACAGCGGCTACATCGCGCCGGGCCTCGTGAAAAGCGGCATCCTTTCCGCGACCACGCACGGCCTGTTCGGCACCACCGGCGTCGCGAGCTTCATCGCCGCGCTGTTCTCCGGGCTCTTCATCGGCACGATCGCGTGCGGCTTTCTCGCCGACCGCTTCGGCCGCCGCGCGATCTTCACGTGGTCGCTGCTGTGGTACACGGCCGCGAACATCGTGATGGCGTTCCAGGACACCGCGGCGGGGCTGAACTTCTGGCGCTTCGTCGTCGGTCTCGGCCTCGGCGTCGAGATGGTGACGATCGGCACGTACATCTCCGAGCTCGTGCCGAAGCAGATTCGCGGTCGCGCGTTCGCGTGCGAGCAGGCGGTGGGGTTCGTCGCGGTGCCGGTGGTCGCGTTCCTCGCTTACCTGCTTGTGCCGCACGCGCCGCTCGGCCTCGACGGCTGGCGATGGGTCGTGCTGATCGGCGCGCATGGCGCGCTGTTCGTGTGGTGGATTCGCCGCGAACTGCCGGAAAGCCCGCGCTGGCTCGCGCAGCAGGGCCGGGTCGACGAAGCCGACCGCATCATGCGCGCGCTCGAGGCGAAGGTCGAAGCCGAATACGGGCGGCCGCTGCCGCCGCCGGCACCGGCCGAACCCGTGCCGCCGCGCGGCAGCTTCCGCGACATGTGGGTGCCGCCGTATCGCAGCCGCACGATCATGATGACGATCTTCAACGTGTTCCAGACGGTCGGCTTCTACGGTTTCGCGAACTGGGTGCCGACGCTGCTGATCAAGCAGGGCATCACGATCACGTCGAGCCTGATGTATTCGAGCGTGATCGCGCTCGCGGCGCCGATCGGCCCGCTGATCGGCCTCGTGATCGCCGATCGCTTCGAGCGCAAGTCGGTGATCGTCGCGATGGCGGCGGCGATCGTCGTCTGCGGGCTGCTGTTCAGCCAGACGACGGTGGGCGCCTTCCTGATCGTGCTCGGCATCGGTCTCACGCTGGCGAGCAACATCATGTCGTACAGCTTCCACGCGTACCAGGCCGAATTGTTCCCGACGTCGATTCGCGCGCGGGCCGTCGGCTTCGTCTATTCGTGGAGCCGCTTCTCGGCGATCTTCTCGTCGTTCGTGATCGCGGCCGTACTGCGCGGTTTCGGCACGTTCGGCGTGTTCGCGTTCATCGCGGGCGCGATGGTGATCGTGATGGCGGCAATCGGATGGATGGGGCCGCGCACGAAGGGCATCGCGCTCGAAACCATCTCGAAGTAG
- a CDS encoding DUF3772 domain-containing protein has protein sequence MSIQRLSTYARRIALIALLQFAAIATASAFPAAASAPVASGVGASAPAISLPDAVAQLKQMQAELDRIKQQTSTTSNSKELDALDDSAQELSTDVAKLQSDLTPQRAQVQAQLDVLGPPPAEGAAPETPAVAKQRAALDARKTQIDAALKQAADQKASLANLTEQFAKLHRSLLKNQLAFRSSSIFSAQFWLPLFHLSPDDRQRLDDFNGELFDMLHSSWVPGQRAITTLLLIAAFAAWLGGRRLIERGLAWIALTRLPPTRLRRSALALSTVLSTFLATAIAIQIFYLAVARHYELTPSLTDLWDQFAKLAATCALIAGLGRALLCTKHPSWRLPALADPVALAMKPFPSILAALLLVSGTLESINRIVDTSLSVTLLGRGIVSLVVALTVGASLLRANRARSALAAAGEAPEQRSTLAGLIHAGVTLAIVASLIALLIGYITVARFITYELVWFEIVLCATYILIQLTRDASESLFSSSLSSGQQIKHLFALEDRHLDQARTVLSGFGTSLLMLIAAIALLTGGFGTTPSDLLDSAVAMIGSQRLQSLNIMPDRIMNAVIGFAIGLYLLRSLRRWLDGEFMPALGMDTGMRVSLITLFTNVGYVLLVLMTLGLLGVKWNNLAWIVSALSVGIGFGLQEIVKNFVSGLILLTERPVKVGDMVSIAGVEGDIRRINVRATEIQLSDRSTVIVPNSQLISQNVRNVTMGNSTQGVATLVLTFPLNTDPEQVRDLLLDAYREHQAILEKPAPSVTFSQLTPDGITLSVTGYVSSPRIASSTKSDLLFEILKQLRAAGITLSSPQMLVVQNMPAADGSTRHES, from the coding sequence ATGTCCATACAACGACTATCCACGTACGCCCGCCGGATCGCGCTGATCGCGCTGCTGCAGTTCGCGGCCATCGCGACCGCGTCGGCATTCCCGGCCGCCGCTTCCGCTCCCGTCGCGAGCGGCGTCGGCGCATCCGCGCCGGCCATCTCGCTGCCCGACGCCGTCGCCCAGCTCAAACAGATGCAGGCGGAGCTGGACCGCATCAAGCAGCAGACCTCGACCACGTCCAACAGCAAGGAGCTGGACGCGCTCGACGATTCGGCGCAGGAACTGAGCACCGATGTCGCGAAACTGCAGAGCGATCTCACGCCGCAACGCGCGCAGGTCCAGGCGCAACTCGACGTGCTCGGCCCGCCGCCGGCCGAGGGCGCCGCGCCGGAAACGCCAGCCGTCGCGAAGCAGCGGGCCGCGCTCGACGCGCGCAAGACGCAGATCGACGCCGCGCTGAAGCAGGCCGCCGACCAGAAGGCGAGCCTCGCGAACCTGACCGAGCAGTTCGCGAAGCTGCACCGCAGCCTGCTGAAGAACCAGCTCGCGTTCCGTTCGAGCAGCATCTTCAGCGCGCAGTTCTGGCTGCCGCTGTTCCACCTGTCGCCGGACGATCGCCAGCGGCTCGATGATTTCAACGGCGAACTGTTCGACATGCTGCATTCGTCGTGGGTCCCCGGGCAACGGGCGATCACCACGCTGCTGCTGATCGCTGCATTCGCCGCATGGCTCGGCGGCCGCCGGCTCATCGAGCGCGGGCTCGCGTGGATCGCGCTGACCCGCCTGCCGCCCACCCGCTTGCGCCGCAGTGCGCTCGCGCTGTCGACCGTGCTGTCGACCTTCCTCGCGACGGCCATCGCGATTCAGATTTTCTACCTCGCCGTCGCGCGCCACTACGAACTCACGCCGTCGCTGACCGATCTGTGGGACCAGTTCGCGAAACTCGCCGCAACCTGCGCGTTGATCGCCGGGCTCGGCCGCGCCCTGCTCTGCACGAAGCATCCGTCGTGGCGACTGCCTGCGCTCGCCGACCCGGTCGCGCTCGCGATGAAGCCGTTCCCCAGCATCCTGGCCGCGCTGCTGCTGGTGTCGGGCACGCTCGAATCGATCAACCGGATCGTCGATACCAGCCTGTCGGTCACGCTGCTCGGCCGCGGCATCGTATCGCTCGTCGTCGCGCTGACGGTCGGCGCATCGCTGTTGCGCGCGAACCGCGCGCGCAGCGCACTCGCGGCGGCAGGCGAAGCACCCGAGCAACGCTCGACGCTCGCCGGCCTGATCCATGCCGGCGTCACGCTCGCGATCGTCGCTTCGTTGATCGCACTCCTGATCGGTTACATCACGGTCGCGCGCTTCATCACGTACGAGCTCGTGTGGTTCGAGATCGTGCTGTGCGCGACCTACATCCTGATTCAGTTGACGCGCGACGCGAGCGAAAGCCTGTTCTCGTCGAGCCTGTCGTCGGGCCAGCAGATCAAGCATCTGTTCGCGCTCGAAGACCGCCACCTCGACCAGGCGCGTACGGTCCTGTCCGGCTTCGGCACGAGCCTGCTGATGCTGATCGCGGCGATCGCGCTGCTGACCGGCGGCTTCGGTACCACGCCGAGCGACCTGCTCGACAGCGCGGTCGCGATGATCGGCAGCCAGCGGCTGCAGAGCCTGAACATCATGCCCGACCGGATCATGAACGCCGTGATCGGCTTCGCGATCGGCTTGTACCTGCTGCGCTCGCTGCGCCGCTGGCTCGACGGCGAGTTCATGCCCGCGCTCGGCATGGATACGGGCATGCGCGTGTCGCTGATCACGCTGTTCACCAACGTCGGCTACGTGCTGCTCGTGCTGATGACGCTCGGGCTGCTCGGCGTCAAGTGGAACAATCTCGCGTGGATCGTCAGCGCGTTGTCGGTGGGTATCGGCTTCGGCCTGCAGGAAATCGTGAAGAACTTCGTGTCGGGGCTGATCCTGCTGACCGAGCGCCCGGTGAAGGTAGGCGACATGGTCAGCATCGCGGGCGTCGAAGGCGATATTCGCCGCATCAACGTGCGTGCGACCGAGATCCAGCTGAGCGACCGCTCGACCGTGATCGTGCCGAACTCGCAACTGATCTCGCAGAACGTGCGCAACGTGACGATGGGCAACAGCACGCAGGGCGTCGCGACGCTGGTGCTGACGTTCCCGCTGAACACCGATCCCGAGCAGGTGCGCGACCTGCTGCTCGATGCGTATCGCGAGCACCAGGCGATTCTCGAGAAGCCGGCGCCGTCGGTGACGTTCAGCCAGCTCACGCCGGACGGGATCACGCTGAGCGTGACGGGTTACGTGTCGAGCCCGCGGATCGCGAGTTCGACGAAAAGCGATCTGCTGTTCGAGATCCTCAAGCAGTTGCGGGCGGCGGGGATTACGTTGTCGAGCCCGCAGATGCTGGTCGTGCAGAACATGCCGGCGGCCGATGGTTCCACGCGGCACGAATCGTAA
- the amaB gene encoding L-piperidine-6-carboxylate dehydrogenase — protein sequence MQFNDILAALDIDLAQWKGNALTARSPLDGATLATLAVDTPADAERKIDAAHDAFLKWRTVPAPVRGELVRVFGNVLREHKAELGRLVTLEAGKITSEGLGEVQEMIDICDFAVGLSRQLYGLTIASERPGHRMMETWHPIGVCGVISAFNFPVAVWAWNAALAFVCGDSVVWKPSEKTPLTAIACHVLLQKALREFEKTHPGVAPAELSQLVLGMRDVGEVLTASKKVPVVSATGSVRMGQEVAKVLSQRLARGILELGGNNGMIVAPSADLDLVVRAVTFAAVGTAGQRCTTLRRLIVHRSLVEQLLPRIEKAYASVKVGNPLEEGTLVGPLVDRASFDAMQKALADAREQGGEVKGGERVDVGHADAYYVRPAIVRMPKQSAVVERETFAPILYVMVYDDFDDAIAVHNAVPQGLSSAIFTNDMREAEQFMSAAGSDCGIVNVNIGTSGAEIGGAFGGEKETGGGRESGSDAWKAYMRRATNTINYSRQLPLAQGVKFDV from the coding sequence ATGCAATTCAACGACATTCTTGCCGCGCTCGACATCGATCTCGCCCAGTGGAAAGGCAACGCGCTGACCGCGCGTTCGCCGCTCGACGGCGCGACGCTTGCGACGCTGGCCGTCGACACGCCCGCCGACGCCGAGCGCAAGATCGACGCCGCGCACGACGCATTCCTCAAGTGGCGCACGGTGCCGGCACCGGTGCGCGGCGAACTCGTGCGCGTGTTCGGCAACGTGCTGCGCGAGCACAAGGCCGAGCTCGGTCGCCTCGTCACGCTCGAAGCCGGCAAGATCACGTCGGAAGGCCTCGGTGAAGTGCAGGAAATGATCGACATCTGCGATTTCGCGGTCGGCCTGTCGCGCCAGCTTTACGGCCTCACGATCGCGTCCGAGCGTCCGGGCCACCGGATGATGGAAACGTGGCACCCGATCGGCGTGTGCGGCGTGATCTCGGCGTTCAACTTCCCGGTCGCGGTGTGGGCGTGGAATGCGGCGCTCGCGTTCGTGTGCGGCGATTCGGTCGTGTGGAAGCCGTCCGAGAAGACGCCGCTCACCGCGATCGCTTGCCACGTGCTGCTTCAGAAGGCGCTGCGCGAGTTCGAGAAGACGCATCCGGGCGTCGCGCCGGCGGAGCTGAGCCAACTGGTGCTGGGCATGCGCGATGTCGGCGAGGTACTGACGGCGTCGAAGAAGGTGCCGGTCGTCAGCGCGACGGGCAGCGTGCGGATGGGCCAGGAAGTCGCGAAGGTGCTGAGCCAGCGTCTCGCACGCGGCATCCTTGAGCTCGGCGGCAACAACGGGATGATCGTCGCGCCGAGCGCGGATCTCGACCTCGTCGTGCGCGCGGTCACGTTCGCGGCGGTCGGCACGGCCGGCCAGCGCTGCACGACGCTGCGCCGGCTGATCGTGCATCGCAGCCTCGTCGAGCAACTGCTGCCGCGCATCGAGAAGGCGTATGCGTCGGTGAAGGTCGGCAATCCGCTCGAGGAAGGCACGCTGGTCGGCCCGCTGGTCGATCGCGCGTCGTTCGACGCGATGCAGAAGGCGCTGGCCGATGCGCGCGAGCAGGGCGGCGAAGTGAAGGGCGGCGAGCGCGTGGACGTCGGTCACGCGGATGCGTACTACGTGCGTCCGGCCATCGTGCGGATGCCGAAGCAATCGGCGGTGGTCGAGCGCGAGACGTTCGCGCCGATTCTGTACGTGATGGTCTACGACGATTTCGATGACGCGATTGCCGTGCATAACGCGGTACCGCAGGGGCTGTCGTCGGCGATCTTCACGAACGACATGCGCGAGGCCGAGCAGTTCATGTCGGCGGCCGGCAGCGATTGCGGGATCGTCAACGTGAACATCGGCACGAGCGGTGCGGAGATCGGCGGCGCGTTCGGCGGCGAGAAGGAAACGGGCGGCGGGCGCGAGTCGGGTTCGGATGCGTGGAAGGCTTATATGCGTCGCGCGACGAATACGATCAATTACAGCCGGCAGTTGCCGTTGGCGCAGGGGGTGAAGTTCGACGTATAA
- a CDS encoding amino acid permease, with protein MHSDARPDSSRPSGSPPAKPSLHRALQARHLRMIAIGGSIGTGLFVASGASISQAGPGGAMLAYMVIGLMVYFLMTSLGEMAAFMPVSGSFATYGAKFVDEGFGFALGWNYWYSWAVTLAVELVAAQLVMNYWFPHVPGVWWSALFLTLIFALNALSVRGFGEAEYWFALVKVLTVLAFVGVGLLMIFGIMQGGPSAGWGNFTIGDAPFVGGWATMLGVAMIAGFSFQGTEMIGVAAGESENPRTTIPRAVRQIFWRILLFYVFAIFVIGVLIPYTDPSLLKSDVTDIGVSPFTLVFRHAGLAFAAGVMNAVILTAVLSAGNSGMYASTRMLYNLAVEGRAPKLFAKLSPGGVPRNALYATTAVGALCFLTSLYGDKTVYLWLLNTSGMAGFITWLGIAVSHYRFRKGFLKQGYRLDQLPYRSKWFPFGPLFAFALCAVVALGQDYHAFLADKIDWTGVAATYIGLPFFLAIWLGYALVRKCRLVRYEDMEIAPWIDRNATPDATEKADAGYPAYVARPVNPTPGA; from the coding sequence ATGCATTCAGATGCCCGCCCCGATTCGTCCCGTCCGTCCGGCTCGCCGCCCGCGAAGCCGTCCCTCCACCGCGCGTTGCAGGCCCGCCATCTACGGATGATCGCGATCGGCGGCTCGATCGGCACGGGGCTGTTCGTCGCATCCGGCGCGTCGATCTCGCAGGCCGGCCCCGGCGGCGCGATGCTCGCGTACATGGTGATCGGCCTGATGGTCTATTTCCTGATGACGAGCCTCGGCGAGATGGCCGCGTTCATGCCGGTGTCGGGCTCGTTCGCGACCTACGGCGCGAAGTTCGTCGACGAAGGCTTCGGCTTCGCGCTCGGCTGGAACTACTGGTACAGCTGGGCCGTGACGCTGGCGGTGGAGCTCGTCGCCGCGCAGCTCGTGATGAACTACTGGTTCCCGCACGTGCCGGGCGTCTGGTGGAGCGCGCTGTTCCTCACGCTGATCTTCGCGCTCAACGCGCTGTCGGTGCGCGGCTTCGGCGAAGCCGAATACTGGTTCGCGTTGGTCAAGGTGCTGACGGTGCTCGCGTTCGTCGGCGTCGGTCTGCTGATGATCTTCGGGATCATGCAGGGCGGCCCGAGCGCCGGCTGGGGCAACTTCACGATCGGCGACGCGCCGTTCGTCGGCGGCTGGGCGACGATGCTCGGCGTCGCGATGATCGCGGGTTTCTCGTTCCAGGGCACCGAAATGATCGGCGTCGCGGCCGGCGAATCGGAAAACCCGCGCACGACGATTCCGCGCGCGGTGCGCCAGATCTTCTGGCGCATCCTGCTGTTCTACGTGTTCGCGATCTTCGTGATCGGCGTGCTGATTCCGTACACCGATCCGAGCCTGCTGAAGAGCGACGTGACCGACATCGGCGTGAGCCCGTTCACGCTGGTGTTCCGCCACGCGGGCCTCGCGTTCGCGGCCGGCGTGATGAACGCGGTGATCCTGACGGCCGTGCTGTCGGCCGGCAACTCGGGCATGTATGCGTCGACACGAATGCTCTACAACCTCGCGGTCGAAGGCCGCGCGCCGAAGCTGTTTGCGAAGCTGTCGCCCGGCGGCGTGCCGCGCAACGCGCTGTATGCGACCACCGCCGTCGGCGCGCTGTGCTTCCTCACGTCGCTGTACGGCGACAAGACCGTCTACCTGTGGCTGCTGAACACGTCCGGCATGGCCGGCTTCATCACGTGGCTCGGCATCGCGGTCAGCCACTACCGGTTCCGCAAGGGCTTCCTGAAGCAGGGCTACCGGCTCGACCAGTTGCCGTATCGGTCGAAGTGGTTCCCGTTCGGACCGCTGTTCGCGTTCGCCCTGTGCGCGGTCGTCGCGCTCGGCCAGGACTACCACGCGTTCCTCGCCGACAAGATCGACTGGACGGGCGTCGCCGCGACCTACATCGGCCTGCCGTTCTTCCTCGCGATCTGGCTCGGCTACGCGCTGGTGCGCAAATGCCGGCTGGTACGCTACGAGGACATGGAAATCGCGCCGTGGATCGACCGCAACGCGACGCCCGACGCCACCGAAAAGGCCGATGCCGGCTACCCGGCCTACGTCGCCCGGCCGGTCAACCCGACGCCGGGCGCCTGA
- a CDS encoding NAD(P)/FAD-dependent oxidoreductase yields the protein MQNFYEATVTRQPYPQLTGPIDTQVCIVGGGLAGLCTALGLIERGVRDVVVLDSERVGFGASGRNGGFVFGGYSLDNADLLRTLGRDEGRRLYRLTVDAVDLIRARIARYGIDCDIVDEGVMLANWFDDPSRLDGVRTLMKNELGVEWEPVPTGALRERLKTRRYYGGLFEPNAFHFHPLKYVLGVAAAASRGGARVYERSAALGIARDGAGYVVRTAQGTVRAKDVVFAGGGYARGVSPRIERAVLPIATYVIATEPLGTRLPDAIDAPYAIYDTRFAFDYYRPLKDTRILWGGRISVLDRGPDAIARLLRRDLLRVYPQLDGVKVDYAWGGLMSYARHKMPQIGRDADGVWHAIAFGGHGMAPTTVAGEALAAALAEGRPVPDGFAAFGLTRTFGLAGLAAAQLTYTAYQARDALASCRR from the coding sequence ATGCAGAACTTCTACGAAGCCACCGTTACCCGCCAGCCCTACCCGCAATTGACCGGCCCGATCGATACGCAGGTCTGCATCGTCGGCGGCGGCCTCGCCGGCCTGTGCACGGCGCTCGGCCTCATCGAGCGCGGCGTGCGCGACGTCGTCGTGCTCGACAGCGAGCGGGTCGGCTTCGGCGCGTCGGGCCGCAACGGCGGCTTCGTGTTCGGCGGCTACAGCCTCGACAACGCCGACCTGCTGCGCACGCTCGGCCGCGACGAAGGGCGCCGTCTGTACCGGCTCACCGTCGACGCGGTCGACCTGATCCGCGCGCGCATCGCGCGCTACGGGATCGACTGCGACATCGTCGACGAGGGCGTGATGCTCGCGAACTGGTTCGACGATCCGTCGCGGCTCGACGGTGTGCGCACGCTGATGAAAAACGAACTCGGCGTCGAGTGGGAACCCGTCCCGACCGGCGCGCTGCGCGAGCGGCTGAAGACCCGGCGCTATTACGGCGGCCTGTTCGAGCCGAACGCGTTCCACTTCCACCCGCTCAAGTACGTGCTCGGCGTCGCGGCGGCCGCCTCGCGCGGCGGTGCGCGCGTGTACGAGCGTTCGGCCGCGCTGGGCATCGCGCGCGACGGCGCCGGGTACGTCGTGCGCACGGCGCAGGGCACGGTGCGCGCCAAGGACGTCGTGTTCGCCGGCGGCGGCTACGCGCGCGGCGTGTCGCCGCGCATCGAGCGCGCGGTGCTGCCGATCGCGACCTACGTGATCGCGACCGAACCGCTCGGCACGCGCCTGCCCGACGCGATCGACGCGCCGTACGCGATCTACGACACGCGTTTCGCGTTCGACTACTACCGTCCGCTGAAGGACACGCGGATCCTGTGGGGCGGCCGGATCTCCGTGCTCGACCGCGGCCCCGACGCGATCGCGCGCCTGCTGCGGCGCGACCTGCTGCGCGTGTATCCGCAACTGGACGGCGTGAAGGTCGACTATGCGTGGGGCGGGCTGATGAGCTACGCGCGGCACAAGATGCCGCAGATCGGCCGCGACGCGGACGGCGTGTGGCACGCGATCGCTTTCGGCGGCCACGGGATGGCGCCGACCACGGTGGCCGGCGAGGCGCTCGCCGCCGCGCTGGCCGAAGGCCGGCCGGTGCCGGACGGCTTCGCCGCGTTCGGGCTCACGCGCACGTTCGGCCTGGCCGGCCTCGCCGCCGCGCAACTCACGTATACGGCGTACCAGGCCCGCGATGCGCTCGCCTCCTGCCGCCGCTGA
- a CDS encoding TetR family transcriptional regulator → MKAGSKAATSDTRALASDARRKYDPEQTKRNILDVATQEFSAMGLAGARVDAIAERTNTTKRMLYYYFESKEGLYEAVLEKVYGDIRALEQELHVGDMEPREGMRRLVEFTFDYHDKHRDFVRLVSIENIHGAKYVEQLKSFKNRNVSIIKTLEELLERGAASGAFRKDIDAFDLHLLISSFCFHRVSNRYTFGAAFGRDPSAPRLRARHRDTIADAVLRYVAA, encoded by the coding sequence ATGAAAGCAGGAAGCAAGGCCGCCACGTCCGACACCCGCGCGCTTGCGTCCGATGCGCGGCGTAAATACGATCCCGAGCAAACCAAGCGCAACATCCTCGATGTCGCCACGCAGGAATTCTCCGCGATGGGCCTCGCCGGTGCGCGCGTCGACGCGATCGCGGAGCGCACCAACACGACGAAGCGGATGCTCTACTACTACTTCGAAAGCAAGGAAGGCCTGTACGAGGCCGTGCTGGAGAAGGTGTACGGCGACATCCGCGCACTCGAGCAGGAACTGCACGTCGGCGACATGGAGCCGCGCGAAGGCATGCGCCGTCTCGTCGAGTTCACGTTCGACTATCACGACAAGCATCGCGATTTCGTCCGTCTCGTGTCGATCGAGAACATCCACGGCGCGAAATATGTCGAACAGCTCAAGTCGTTCAAGAACCGCAACGTCAGCATCATCAAGACGCTCGAGGAACTGCTCGAGCGCGGCGCGGCCAGCGGCGCGTTCCGCAAGGACATCGACGCGTTCGACCTGCACCTGCTGATCAGCTCGTTCTGCTTCCATCGCGTGTCGAACCGCTACACGTTCGGCGCCGCGTTCGGCCGCGATCCGTCGGCGCCGCGCCTGCGCGCGCGGCATCGCGACACGATCGCCGACGCGGTGCTCCGCTACGTCGCCGCGTAA
- a CDS encoding phospholipase D-like domain-containing protein, protein MTVSVRSYLSPTLVLLAFDWPDAASRSDFLGFAIRRTPGFWSADGKTRAPDSWLPNRLTFDGPAADTQGDAPTDQAPIQKFMWWDARIDPQDRGASFRYDVYPVVGTPANLQVLDAQAGVCDVVLPAHIEDGIGTWFNRAVVSSQAFAKQVAALGLAPNEAPSAAQALKLRTWLANDMEQVFAEMLDPASRAVSAVYHLTDTLWALPAFEAFGRRHGEASLAIVYDAHTTARKGKPPLPSPNQPAVDALQGLATLAPRDRTHIMHDKFIVTDAPSSAAPARVLTGSANFTTEGLTEQANVLHAFDSPALAALYNERAHALAGNPSIAETARLSPGWSAPMTIGSAQVRVAYSPEPSGQRTEIDTIVAAIAAAKHSVSFCLFMPTDAALRDACFAAGDRGLMMFGLVNRINAGSAAKADAAQQGGQSLDAATLANLELYHRSRDNHDVIDASYFSPATVPQGFEPELRLFPGEPAPAFPPVVIHHKFIVIDAEGANPVVYTGSANMSRNSEQYNDENLLEIRDKRIAAIYLAEFLRLYEHYRARALAIDAKQRGTGAHVRLALAPDSSWAKKYYVAGSPEQKARIALASTAPTD, encoded by the coding sequence ATGACCGTCAGCGTGCGCAGCTATCTTTCCCCCACCCTGGTCCTGCTGGCTTTCGACTGGCCCGATGCGGCGTCGCGGTCCGATTTCCTCGGCTTCGCGATCCGGCGCACGCCCGGCTTCTGGTCGGCCGACGGCAAGACGCGTGCGCCGGACAGCTGGCTGCCCAATCGCCTGACGTTCGACGGCCCGGCCGCCGACACGCAGGGCGATGCGCCGACCGATCAGGCGCCGATTCAGAAATTCATGTGGTGGGACGCGCGCATCGATCCGCAGGACCGCGGTGCGTCGTTCCGCTACGACGTCTATCCGGTCGTCGGCACGCCGGCGAACCTGCAGGTGCTCGACGCGCAAGCCGGCGTGTGCGACGTCGTGCTGCCCGCGCACATCGAGGACGGCATCGGTACGTGGTTCAACCGCGCGGTGGTCAGCTCGCAGGCGTTCGCGAAGCAGGTCGCGGCGCTGGGCCTCGCGCCGAACGAGGCGCCGAGCGCCGCGCAGGCGCTGAAGCTGCGCACGTGGCTCGCGAACGACATGGAGCAGGTGTTCGCGGAGATGCTCGATCCTGCGTCGCGCGCGGTATCGGCCGTCTATCACCTGACCGACACGCTGTGGGCGCTGCCCGCGTTCGAGGCGTTCGGCCGCCGGCACGGCGAAGCGTCGCTCGCGATCGTCTACGACGCGCATACGACGGCGCGCAAGGGCAAGCCGCCGCTGCCGTCGCCGAACCAGCCGGCCGTCGACGCGCTGCAGGGCCTTGCGACGCTCGCGCCGCGCGACCGGACGCACATCATGCACGACAAGTTCATCGTGACCGATGCGCCGTCCAGCGCGGCGCCCGCGCGCGTGCTGACCGGTTCCGCGAACTTCACGACCGAGGGGCTGACCGAGCAGGCCAACGTGCTGCACGCGTTCGATTCGCCCGCGCTCGCCGCGCTGTACAACGAGCGCGCCCACGCGCTGGCCGGGAATCCGTCGATTGCGGAAACCGCCCGGCTGTCGCCGGGCTGGTCGGCGCCGATGACGATCGGCAGCGCGCAGGTACGCGTCGCGTACTCGCCGGAGCCGTCTGGGCAGCGTACCGAGATCGATACGATCGTCGCCGCGATCGCGGCCGCGAAGCATTCGGTGTCGTTCTGCCTGTTCATGCCGACCGACGCGGCGCTGCGCGATGCGTGTTTCGCGGCCGGCGACCGCGGGTTGATGATGTTCGGCCTCGTGAACCGGATCAACGCGGGCAGCGCGGCGAAGGCCGATGCCGCGCAGCAGGGCGGCCAGTCGCTCGATGCGGCGACGCTCGCCAACCTCGAGCTGTACCACCGCAGCCGCGACAACCATGACGTGATCGACGCGTCGTATTTTTCGCCGGCCACGGTGCCGCAAGGCTTCGAGCCGGAGCTGCGGCTCTTCCCGGGCGAGCCGGCGCCGGCCTTTCCGCCTGTCGTGATCCATCACAAGTTCATCGTGATCGATGCGGAAGGCGCGAATCCGGTCGTCTATACCGGCTCGGCGAACATGAGCCGCAACTCCGAGCAGTACAACGACGAGAACCTGCTCGAGATCCGCGACAAGCGGATCGCGGCGATCTATCTCGCGGAATTCCTGCGGCTTTACGAGCACTACCGCGCACGCGCATTGGCGATCGATGCGAAGCAGCGCGGCACGGGCGCGCATGTGCGGCTCGCGCTCGCGCCCGATTCGAGCTGGGCGAAGAAGTATTACGTGGCGGGCAGCCCCGAACAGAAGGCGCGGATCGCGCTGGCGTCGACCGCGCCGACGGACTGA